ATTTTGGAGATGTTCTACCGATTTGGCCTGGCTTTTGTCCAAGCTGCTGCCGTCAACAATTGAAGAGAGTGAATCAACCAGTTCTTTTACTTCTTTGTCAGTTTTTAATAAGTCCTGTTTCCAAAGAAGGTGTTCTTTGTGTGGTTGCTCGAAAAGATTATCTTCCACCATAGTGCTATATATTTAAGTTGACAATTATTTTACAAGAGGTATACGGGTCCTAACTTTTTTGAGTGTAATTTTAGATAGAGAGTTATAAATTATTATCATCTAAATAATTTATTAAAAATACTTTAATACGTATAAATATAGTGAAATAATTACAAACAGGCTTTCAAATTTATCCTAAATATAACCTTAGAGTTGTATGTTTTTATATTTTTGTGCATTCAAAATGAACAATTTAAATTATTGTTTTAAATACGCACTTTAACAATTATAATTAATATGAAGATATTTAATAAAATATGGAAAGCAGTATTTGTGCTTTCTCTTGTGTTTTCGATAGAATCGCAGGCATGTACTAATATTTTAGTTTCGAAAGGGGCATCAAAAGATGGTTCAACTATGATCACTTATGCTGCAGATGCCCATGTATTATATGGCGAACTGTACCATTGGCCTGCTGCCGATTGGAGTACCGGAACAATGCTGGATGTGTACGAGTGGGATACCAGTAAATTTTTGGGTAAAATTGAACAAGTAGCCCATACCTATAATGTAGTGGGTAATATGAATGAGCATCAGGTTGCAATAGGCGAAACTACATTTACGGGTAGAAGTGAGCTAAAAGACAGTACAGCTATCATTGATTACGGAAGTTTGATATATATAACCCTTCAGCGTGCCAAAAATGCAAGAGAGGCAATTAAGGTAATGTCTGATTTAGTTGAAAAGTACGGATATTACAGTACAGGAGAATCATTCTCTATTTCCGATAAAAATGAAGTTTGGATATTAGAGATGATCTCTAAGGGAATGAAGGAGAAAGGTGCTGTGTGGGTTGCGAGAAAAATTCCTGAAGGATATATTTCGGGGCATGCCAACCAGGCTCGTATAACTACATTTCCTCAGGGAGGAAAGAAATCTATTTCCTGTGACGAGTTTGACAGGCTTTATGATAAAAAAGTTGAAAATATTTATTCGCATGACGTAATTTCATTTGCAAAAAAACAAGGTTACTACGAAGGAAAGGATAAAGATTTTGATTTTTCGGCTGCTTATGCACCACTTGATTTTGGAGCAGCACGTTTTTGTGATGCCAGAGTTTATTCGGCTTTCTTAAAAGTTGATGAGAAGATGGATAAGTACGAGGATTATGTAATGGGGGATATCGAGAAAAAGAGAATGCCACTTTGGATAAAAGTTAAGGATAAACTTTCTGTACAGGATGTAATGGAGTTAATGAGAGATCATTTCGAAGGTACTCCAATGGATATGACTGCTGATATTGGTGCAGGACCATCGAAGCTTCCTTATCGTTGGAGAGGGCTGACATGGGAGTATGACGGAGAAAAATATTGTAACGAGAGAGCAATTTCTACACAGCAAACAGGATTTTCGTTTGTAACTCAGTCAAGATCGTGGTTGCCTGATGCTGTAGGTGGAATAATCTGGTTTGGACTGGATGATACATACAGTACAGTTTACACTCCGGTTTATACGTCTTCTACAAAGATAGCTCCATCAATGCAGGTTGGAAACGGAAGTATGGTTGAGTATTCTGAAACCTCTGCTTTTTGGACTTTTAACAGAGTAACGAATTTTGCTTATATGCGTTACGATTTGATTATCGAGGATGTCAGAAAGGAACAAAATAGGCTTGAAAGCAAGTTTGTACAGTTGGTTCCGGCTATTGATAAGGCTGCAAGTGAGCTTTATAAAAGCAATCCGGAACTGGCAGTTGAATATTTGAGTGATTTTTCTGTTGATAATGCCGAGAAAATGGTTGCCGCATGGAAAGATCTTGATAAATATCTATTAGTGAAGTATTTGGACGGGAATGTAAAGAAGGAGGAAAACGGCTCGTTTAAACTTAACGAATATGGATACCCTGCATCACCGAATTTTCCGGGATATTCGGAAGAATGGAGAAAAAGAGTTGTTGAAGATGCCGGAAAGAAACTAAAAATGCCGGCCGCAGCACATTAAGATATATAGAACATTAATTATAAGCACCTTTATCGATCCCGATAAAGGTGTTTTTTTTAGAATTTAAAAGCTAATAAAAAAGCACCAGAAAATAATTCTGATGCTTTTAAATTCCCAAACTTACTATCTATTATTGCACTAACTATTTACTAACTTCAACTATAACCTCCTCAGATTCCCAAAGACCGTGCTTTGTACAATATGCATGAGCAGTTAATTTCATTTTACTTTTTGTAGGCACTACGTAGAAATCTACTTCCAGCTGGCTTGGAGCATTTCCCAGTGCACCTGCATTCATTGTAGCCTGAGCCAATTGAACTTCGCCATCCCAAAGTTGTACCCATGCGATATAATGGTCAAAATCATCAGGGTGCATATATTCATCACCAACTTTTACTTTCACTTTGAATTTCTCACCTTTTTTTGCCTCTCCCTGAGGATGAACAAATGCTGAGTGACGGTCGATGTAATCCTTTTTTGCCTCTTTGTCTACTGTAGAAATGTCTACATATCTGTTAATTTTCATCGCAGTATATTTTTTAGTTTTAATCTTTCTTAAAATTACGAAAAGCTTTCTAAACTTTTGTTATACAAATATGCCTGATTTTACATTGATATATTTATAAAGCTAATCGATAGTTTTGATTATGATATAAATGCTTTCTATTTTAGTTATGAGTTGCTGATATGATATTTCTTCGCATCAAATTCCAGTAGGGATAGTAGCGATACCCCGGAAGTAATAAAGCTATTGAGCAAAGCAAATGAGGAGGCGACCCCGGGAGCCACCGCAGTGCTATTGCGAAAAGCTTTATTAGTGAGGAGTATAGCGGAGAGCCCGTTAAACTGGCCAATTCTTATTTGTAATTTCATTAATCCGGCTTATTGCAGAAAATAAAATCCGCTATAATTACAAAGGAGGAAAAAATACTAATTCTGTGGCGTAAAATATGTAACTTGCAGTAAATCAAGAAGTAAGGATTATGAAAAAGGGTACAATAATCATTTTGGCAATTATTGGTTTAGTAATAGTTGCATTTATGTGGGGGTCCGGAATTTACAACAATATGGTTGAGCTGGAAGAGGGTGTAAATTCACAGTGGTCGAACGTAGAAAATGTATATCAGCGCAGGGCTGATTTGATACCAAACCTAGTAAATACCGTAAAAGGATATGCTGCACACGAAAAGGAGACACTCGAAGCTGTGATTAAAGCCAGATCGGAAGCTACAAGTGTAAAAATTGATCCGTCGAACATGAAGCCCGGTGATATGAAGCAGTTTCAGGCTGCCCAGGATAATTTATCCGGAGCATTGTCGAAGTTAATGGTTGTTGTAGAGAAATATCCCGACCTTAAAGCTAATCAGAATTTTCTTGAATTACAGGCACAGCTCGAAGGAACAGAAAACAGGATAGCTGTTGAGCGCAGGAAATACAACGAGACCGTGGAGGTGTATAATAAAACAATCAGAAGATTTCCTAATAATGTAGTTAATATGTTCTTAGGTTTTGAGAAGAAGGAATATTTCGAAGCCAGTGAAGGTGCCGAAAAAGCGCCGGAAGTAAAATTTTAATTATGCCAAAGAATAGGTTTAACGAGGAGGAGAAAAAGCGAATAGTTGACGCAATAATTTCTGCCGAAAAAAATACATCAGGAGAAATTCGTGTTCATATTGATTCGAAAAGTGAAGTGGATGTTTATGAAAAGGCCGGGATTTTGTTTTGTGATTTAGAGATGGATAAAACAGAGCTAAAAAACGGGGTTCTGTTTTACATGGCTATTGATGAGCATAAATATGCCATTGTTGGTGACAAAGGAATAAATGATGTTACTTCTGAAACTTTTTGGGATGAGATAAAAGACGAGATGAAGATTTGGCTTCAGCAGGACAAGATAGCAGAAGCTCTCGAGAGGGGGATTTTGATGGCCGGGGAAGCTTTGAAAAAGTATTTTCCTTATGATGAGAGAGATGTAAATGAATTGGATGATGAAATTTCGTTTGGTGATTAAAATGTGAACTATGAACCTGTCTGTAAAAAAAATATTTTCCTTAATTGTTTTATTAGGTATGTTCCTGAGTTTAAGTGCACAGGAAGATAACTGTTTTCCTAAGAGACCGGTTCCTCCAAAATTGGTAAATGATTTTTCGGATATCATAGGGGAGCAGCAGGAGTTGGAACTTGAAAAAAAATTAGTAGCATTTAACGACTCCACATCAAATCAGATCGTGGTTATTACTGTGAGTGATTTATGTGGGATGGATCCGGCTACATTTTCGTTCGATAT
The sequence above is a segment of the Bacteroidota bacterium genome. Coding sequences within it:
- a CDS encoding C69 family dipeptidase, whose translation is MKIFNKIWKAVFVLSLVFSIESQACTNILVSKGASKDGSTMITYAADAHVLYGELYHWPAADWSTGTMLDVYEWDTSKFLGKIEQVAHTYNVVGNMNEHQVAIGETTFTGRSELKDSTAIIDYGSLIYITLQRAKNAREAIKVMSDLVEKYGYYSTGESFSISDKNEVWILEMISKGMKEKGAVWVARKIPEGYISGHANQARITTFPQGGKKSISCDEFDRLYDKKVENIYSHDVISFAKKQGYYEGKDKDFDFSAAYAPLDFGAARFCDARVYSAFLKVDEKMDKYEDYVMGDIEKKRMPLWIKVKDKLSVQDVMELMRDHFEGTPMDMTADIGAGPSKLPYRWRGLTWEYDGEKYCNERAISTQQTGFSFVTQSRSWLPDAVGGIIWFGLDDTYSTVYTPVYTSSTKIAPSMQVGNGSMVEYSETSAFWTFNRVTNFAYMRYDLIIEDVRKEQNRLESKFVQLVPAIDKAASELYKSNPELAVEYLSDFSVDNAEKMVAAWKDLDKYLLVKYLDGNVKKEENGSFKLNEYGYPASPNFPGYSEEWRKRVVEDAGKKLKMPAAAH
- a CDS encoding desulfoferrodoxin family protein translates to MKINRYVDISTVDKEAKKDYIDRHSAFVHPQGEAKKGEKFKVKVKVGDEYMHPDDFDHYIAWVQLWDGEVQLAQATMNAGALGNAPSQLEVDFYVVPTKSKMKLTAHAYCTKHGLWESEEVIVEVSK
- a CDS encoding LemA family protein; this encodes MKKGTIIILAIIGLVIVAFMWGSGIYNNMVELEEGVNSQWSNVENVYQRRADLIPNLVNTVKGYAAHEKETLEAVIKARSEATSVKIDPSNMKPGDMKQFQAAQDNLSGALSKLMVVVEKYPDLKANQNFLELQAQLEGTENRIAVERRKYNETVEVYNKTIRRFPNNVVNMFLGFEKKEYFEASEGAEKAPEVKF
- a CDS encoding TPM domain-containing protein, yielding MPKNRFNEEEKKRIVDAIISAEKNTSGEIRVHIDSKSEVDVYEKAGILFCDLEMDKTELKNGVLFYMAIDEHKYAIVGDKGINDVTSETFWDEIKDEMKIWLQQDKIAEALERGILMAGEALKKYFPYDERDVNELDDEISFGD